The Rhodococcus antarcticus DNA segment GGGCCGAGCCCGAGCACGACCACGTCGGCCCAGGTCGTCATCGGGTGATCCCACCACGGGGCAGCCGGAGGGGCTCCGTGAGGGGGAGCGGCCCTACTGTGGGCCCGTGCCCACCTCGCCGCAGCGTCCCAGCGCCGGTGAGGGTGTGCTCCTGCGCGGTGACGCCCACGCCGGACTGTCGGCGGTGGCCGATGCGGTGCTGGGCTCGAGCCCGCGCCGCGAGCTGTTCCTGCTCGACGTGGGCCAGGACCCGTCCGAGGTCGACCAGGGTCCCGTCGACGTGGTGTGGTCCGGTCCGGACGACGTCTCCCGGCTGCACCGCGCCGGCGAGCTCGGGGCAGCCCTGCGTGCGGCCCGGGCCCGGCTGCGGGCCGGTGGCCTGGTCCTGCTGCCCGCCCCCGAGCCGGCGGAGCTGAAGGCCCTGCACGCGGTGGCCCCGGTCGCCGTGCAGCTCGGCGTCGACGGTTCGGCCGGTCCGGTCGGGGTGTGGGACTTCACGGCGGGCGGGTCGCGCAGCTACTCCTGCCACGTGCTCGACCTGCAGCGCACGGACGATCAGTGGTCCGTCCAGGCGGGGGTCACCACCTGGTTCGAGGTGCCCACCGGGGCGACGCTGCGCACGGAGCTGGTCACGGCCGGTTTCCAGGGCGCCCAGCGACTGCCCGCCGCGGAGGCAGGCACGAGCTGTGCGGTGTGGGCGGCCGTCGCCCCGTCCTCCGTGCCACCGGACCGGGCCTGACCGTGGCCCGGGGCCGCGAGCTGGCCGGCGGCGGTCGCGCCGTGGAGGTGGAGCCCGGTCGACTGGAGCGCTTCTGCGCCGGGGTGGTCCAGCGCCACGGCCCGGTGGTCGGCACGCTGGTGCGATCCGGCTTCGTGCTGCTGACCACCGCCGATGGCTCGACCGCGGAGCTGGTCCCCGTCGTGGGTGGCCTGGACCCGGCCGAGCACGAGGGCCTGCACCTCGACGAGCTCGTCGACCACCTCGCCCGCCCGTGGCGCGTGGGCCTGCTGCTGGTACGAGCGGGCGGGCACACCGCCGGGGTTGCCGTGGACGGTGCCGTGCTCACCAGCTCCACCGACCACCGACACGTCCAGGGCCGCAGCGCGGCGGGTGGCTGGTCCCAGCAGCGCTTCGCCCGCCGACGGGCCGGGCAGACCCGTTCGGCCCTGGAGCAGGCCACGGAGACGGCGGTGCGGGCACTGCGGGATGCGGAGCTCGACGTGCTGGTCACCGGCGGTGACCGGGCGAGCGTGGCGACGGTGCTCGCCGATCCCCGGCTCGCCGGGCTGGCGCCGCTGCTCAGCCCGCGGTGGCTCGACGTGGGGGAGCCCCGACGGGTCACCCTCGACCTGGCCGCCGCACGCGCGCACTGCCTGGAGGTGCTGCTGCGCGGCTGAGCACGCCGGGGTTCTGCTCCGCGGCTGAAGGCGCTAGAGGCCGCCGGTGGAGAGGATCCCGCCGTCCACGCGCACGCAGTCGCCGGTGATCCAGGACGCGGCGTCGGAGACGAGGAAGCCCACCAGCTGGGCCACGTCCTCGGGGGCGCCGAGGCGCTTCATCGGGTACGGCCGGGCCGTCGCCTCCTCGTCCGCGCTGTAGAGCGCCTCGGCGAAGCGGGTCTTCACCACGGCCGGGGCCACGGCGTTCACCCGGATCGACGGCCCGAGCTGCCACGCCAGCTCCTCGGTCAGCCGGATCAGGGCCGCCTTCGACGCTCCGTAGGCGGAGATGACGCCCGAGGAGCGGATGCCCGCGACGCTGGCCAGGTTCACGACCGCGCCACCGTGCTCACCCATCCAGGCCTTGTAGGCCTCCTGCACGAAGCCCAGGGCCGCCACCACGTTGACGTCGAAGATCTTGCGGACACCGTCGAGGTCGGCGTCCATCAGCGGGCCGTAGACCGGGTTGATCCCCGTGTTGTTGACCAGGATGTCGACGGCACCGAACGTGGCCAGCGTCCGGTGGACCACGTCGTGGCGGGACGCGGCGTCCCCGGCGTTCCCGGCCACGGCGAGCACCCGGTCGGTGGCACCGCCGGCCCCGGCGGCGAGCTCGGCCGCGGCCGCCTCCAGCTCGGGCTGCTTGCGCGCGGAGATGGTCACGCTGGCGCCGCGGGACAGCAGCTCGGCCGCGATCGCCAGGCCGATGCCGCGGCTCGCGCCGGTGACGATCGCCACGCGGCCGGTGAGATCGTGCAGGGCGGTGAGGTCGCGCGGGGCGGCGGCGTCGCGCGGGGCGGAGTCAGGGGTGCTCATGCCGGGGACGGTACCGAGCCCCGCGCCGCACGTGTGACGGGGATCGCTCGGCGGGGTGCGGCGCCGGTCGACGGTAGACTCGACACCTGGACCGCGCAGGAACCTCCTGCCGCCGCCCGGGCGCACCGCAGCGCAGGGGGAGTCCGCGAACCTGCTGGGAGCACCGCCGTGATCACCGCGACCGACCTCGAGCTGCGCGCCGGCGCCCGGACCCTGGTGTCCGCACCCGGACCGGCGCTGCGCATCCAGGCGGGCGACCGGATCGGGCTGGTGGGACGCAACGGTGCCGGCAAGACGACGACCATGAGGGTGCTCGCCGGCGAGGGTGAGCCGTACGCCGGGGCCATCCTGCGGTCGGGCGAGCTGGGGTACCTGCCGCAGGACCCGCGCGAGGGCGACCTCACCATCAGTGCCAAGGACCGGGTGCTCTCGGCCCGCGGGCTGGACGTGCTGCTGCGGGACATGGAGAAGCAGCAGGTCGTGATGGCCGAGGTGGTGGGCGCGGCCGAGCAGGACAGGGCCGTGCGCCGCTACGGCGTGCTCGAGGACGAGTTCTCCAACCTCGGCGGGTACTCCGCGGAGAGCGAGGCGGCCCGCATCTGCAACAACCTCGGCCTCGACGACCGGGTGCTCGCCCAGCAGCTGCAGACGCTCTCCGGCGGGCAGCGCCGCCGCGTCGAGCTCGGTCGCATCCTGTTCGCCGCCTCCGACGGAAGCGGCGGCCGCTCCGGCACCATGCTGCTGCTCGACGAGCCGACCAACCACCTCGACGCGGACTCCATCACCTGGCTGCGGGGGTTCCTGCAGACCCACGAGGGCGGCCTCGTGGTGATCAGCCACGACGTGGACCTGCTGGCCGACGTCGTCAACCGGGTGTGGTTCCTCGACGCGGTCCGGGGCGAGGTCGACGTCTACAACATGACGTGGAAGCGCTACCTCGACGCACGGTCGACCGACGAGCAGCGTCGCCGCCGCGAGCGGGCGAACGCCGAGAAGAAGGCGGGCGTGCTGAAGGCCCAGGCCGCCAAGATGGG contains these protein-coding regions:
- a CDS encoding acVLRF1 family peptidyl-tRNA hydrolase — its product is MGGRRPVLRATGPGLTVARGRELAGGGRAVEVEPGRLERFCAGVVQRHGPVVGTLVRSGFVLLTTADGSTAELVPVVGGLDPAEHEGLHLDELVDHLARPWRVGLLLVRAGGHTAGVAVDGAVLTSSTDHRHVQGRSAAGGWSQQRFARRRAGQTRSALEQATETAVRALRDAELDVLVTGGDRASVATVLADPRLAGLAPLLSPRWLDVGEPRRVTLDLAAARAHCLEVLLRG
- a CDS encoding SDR family oxidoreductase encodes the protein MSTPDSAPRDAAAPRDLTALHDLTGRVAIVTGASRGIGLAIAAELLSRGASVTISARKQPELEAAAAELAAGAGGATDRVLAVAGNAGDAASRHDVVHRTLATFGAVDILVNNTGINPVYGPLMDADLDGVRKIFDVNVVAALGFVQEAYKAWMGEHGGAVVNLASVAGIRSSGVISAYGASKAALIRLTEELAWQLGPSIRVNAVAPAVVKTRFAEALYSADEEATARPYPMKRLGAPEDVAQLVGFLVSDAASWITGDCVRVDGGILSTGGL
- a CDS encoding ABC-F family ATP-binding cassette domain-containing protein, producing MITATDLELRAGARTLVSAPGPALRIQAGDRIGLVGRNGAGKTTTMRVLAGEGEPYAGAILRSGELGYLPQDPREGDLTISAKDRVLSARGLDVLLRDMEKQQVVMAEVVGAAEQDRAVRRYGVLEDEFSNLGGYSAESEAARICNNLGLDDRVLAQQLQTLSGGQRRRVELGRILFAASDGSGGRSGTMLLLDEPTNHLDADSITWLRGFLQTHEGGLVVISHDVDLLADVVNRVWFLDAVRGEVDVYNMTWKRYLDARSTDEQRRRRERANAEKKAGVLKAQAAKMGAKATKAVAAQNMAKRADKLLAGLDEVRVSDKVARIRFPEPAPCGKTPLMAEGLTKVYGSLEIFSGVDLAIDKGSRVVVLGFNGAGKTTLLRLLAGTEKPDSGRLVPGHGLKLGYFAQEHETLDHSATVWENIRHAAPDGGDQQLRSLLGAFLFTGDQLDQPAGTLSGGEKTRLALAGLVSSAANVLLLDEPTNNLDPVSREQVLDALRSYAGAVVLVTHDPGAVEALEPERVILLPDGNEDHWSADYIEIVQLA